The following proteins are co-located in the Carassius gibelio isolate Cgi1373 ecotype wild population from Czech Republic chromosome A21, carGib1.2-hapl.c, whole genome shotgun sequence genome:
- the LOC127942101 gene encoding uncharacterized protein LOC127942101 has product MDRRIFILRCQQTLNNCTRQLTEDSGVLQSTLVRLETMQRSIEWARGRLITAPEADELLQDLNEYIAEVQEHRQHGQQASSSYQAPLTCSGDRGAPHYSITREQLSFLRTCGFSLPSIAEILQVSLATIKRRMKRFHLNRSLTYSEITDVDLDAMITDIVDGNDQLGSEAVRAQLRAGGIRVQRHRVRRSLVRINPRAAALRAMSQRPHRRLYSVAGPNSLWHLDGNHKLIRWRIVIHGGIDGYSRLIVFLRASNNNRSSTVMSYFLNAVARYGVPSRVRTDHGGENQDVCVMMNIFRGSERGSAIRGRSVHNQRIERLWGDMWRGLTNVYYNLFHFLEAESILDIDNEMHIWALHFVYVPRINRRLSAFTQQWNNHGLRTEQHQTPMQIFVRGCLEQQGQRTTAMEEIFGRTAGPANEPVLQAPAAESSLQEAPVFDWPEGVAVPQSDFTLESAALEQLVAQINPLGGSRGQLGVDVLRNVLSLLTSLNPQH; this is encoded by the exons ATGGACAGGAGAATCTTTATTTTGCGTTGTCAGCAGACGCTGAACAATTGCACTCGACAGCTGACAGAAGATTCTGGTGTACTACAATCAACTTTAGTGAG gctagaAACAATGCAGAGAAGCATTGAATGGGCGAGAGGAAGGCTGATCACTGCACCAGAAGCAGACGAGTTACTCCAGGATCTCAATGAATATATAGCAGAGGTACAAGAGCATAGGCAGCATGGACAACAAG CCAGTTCCAGTTATCAGGCTCCACTTACCTGTAGTGGTGATCGAGGTGCACCCCATTACAGCATCACCAGAGAGCAACTTTCCTTTCTGAGGACGTGTGGTTTTAGTCTTCCTTCAATAGCAGAGATTCTGCAAGTGTCTCTGGCTACCATCAAACGCCGCATGAA GAGGTTCCATTTGAATCGCTCTCTGACGTATTCTGAAATAACCGATGTAGACCTCGATGCAATGATCACAGACATTGTGGATGGAAATGACCAGCTGGGATCGGAGGCTGTCAGGGCACAGTTACGGGCAGGTGGAATTCGTGTACAAAGACACAGAGTACGCAGGAGCTTGGTTCGAATTAACCCAAGGGCAGCAGCACTACGGGCCATGTCACAAAGACCACACAGAAGGTTGTACAGTGTTGCTGGTCCAAACTCCCTGTGGCACCTAGATGGCAACCACAAATTGATAAG ATGGAGAATTGTCATTCACGGTGGTATAGATGGCTACAGTCGTCTCATAGTCTTTCTCCGTGCCTCAAACAACAACCGCAGCAGCACTGTAATGAGTTACTTTTTGAATGCTGTGGCCAGGTACGGAGTGCCTTCTAGGGTCAGAACAGACCATGGAGGAGAAAACCAAGATGTCTGTGTGATGATGAACATTTTCAGGGGCTCAGAGAGAGGCAGCGCAATAAGAGGCAGGAGCGTTCACAACCAAAGAATTGAGAGGCTCTGGGGTGACATGTGGCGGGGATTGACTAATGTATATTACAATCTCTTCCACTTCCTGGAGGCTGAAAGTATCTTGGACATAGACAATGAAATGCACATATGGGCTCTTCACTTTGTCTATGTGCCGAGGATCAACAGGCGTTTATCAGCCTTTACTCAACAGTGGAACAACCATGGGCTGAGAACAGAACAACACCAGACACCCATGCAGATATTTGTTCGAGGCTGCCTGGAACAACAAGGACAGCGAACCACTGCAATGGAAGAGATCTTTGGCAGAACAGCTGGGCCAGCAAATGAACCTGTTCTTCAGGCACCGGCAGCAGAATCAAGTTTGCAGGAGGCACCAGTGTTTGACTGGCCAGAGGGAGTAGCTGTTCCTCAAAGTGACTTCACATTGGAGAGTGCTGCCTTAGAGCAACTTGTTGCACAAATTAATCCACTTGGTGGTTCAAGGGGACAACTCGGAGTGGATGTCCTTCGAAATGTTTTGTCTCTTTTGACATCTCTGAATCCCcaacattaa